CTGAAGAAGAAGAAAAAGTAAGAGATATTTTAGATATGATTGATTTAATGGACGACATGCCATTAAAAATGGTTGATGAACGTATTCCAACAGAATAATCTTTTGCCAAACAAAAACTAACAAAATAAAAAAGCCTCGAGAATCTCGAGGCTTTTTTATTTTCTATATACTATTATATTTCCTAGTATCTGTAATGTTCTGGCTTATATGGCCCTTCTACAGTTACTCCAATATACGAAGCTTGCTCTTCACGTAGCTCTGTTAATTCAACACCAATCTTAGCTAAGTGTAATTTTGCTACTTTTTCATCTAAGTGCTTTGGTAACATGTATACCTCATTCTTATATGCATCAGCATTATTCCATAATTCGATCTGTGCTAATGTTTGGTTTGTAAATGAGTTAGACATTACAAAACTTGGGTGACCTGTAGCACATCCTAAGTTTACTAAACGTCCTTCTGCTAAAATGATAATATCATTTCCGTTTACATTGTACTTATCAACTTGAGGTTTAATCGTATCTTTAGTATCACCAAAGTTCTCATTTAACCAAGCCATGTCAATCTCGTTATCAAAGTGACCAATGTTACAAACAATAGCTTTGTCTTTCATTGCTTCGAAATGACGTCCTTGAACGATATCTTTATTTCCTGTAGTTGTAATGATAATATCAGAGTTACCTACAACCGTTTCTAATCTCTTTACTTCAAAACCGTCCATTGCAGCTTGTAACGCACAAATTGGATCAATTTCCGTAACAGTAACAATAGAACCAGCTCCTTTAAAAGAAGCAGCCGTTCCTTTTCCTACATCACCATAACCACAAACAGTTACACGCTTTCCAGCTAACATAACGTCCGTTGCACGACGAATAGCATCTACAGCAGATTCTTTACATCCGTATTTGTTATCAAACTTAGATTTAGTAACAGAATCGTTTACGTTAATTGCTGGCATTGGTAAAGTTCCATTCTTTACTCTTTCGTATAAACGGTGCACTCCTGTAGTAGTTTCTTCAGATAATCCGTTGATTCCTTCAGCTAACTCAGGGTACTTATCTAATACCATGTTTGTTAAATCTCCACCATCATCTAAAATCATATTTAATGGCTTCTTATCTTCTCCAAAGAATAACGTTTGCTCAATACACCAGTCAAACTCTTCTTCAGTCATATCTTTCCAAGCATATACTGGCGTACCAGCAGCAGCAATTGCAGCAGCAGCTTGATCTTGTGTAGAGAAAATATTACAAGAACTCCAAGTAACCTCAGCTCCTAAAGCTTGTAAAGTTTCAATTAAAACCGCAGTTTGAATCGTCATGTGTAAACATCCTGCAATTCTAGCTCCCTTTAAAGGTTGCTCATCTTTATACTCTTCACGTAAACTCATTAATCCAGGCATTTCTGCCTCAGCTAATTCAATTTCTTTTCTTCCCCAATCTGCTAAAGAAATATCTTTAACTTTGTAAGGAACATAAGTAGCGGTTTTTGTGCTCATATTTTTGTATATTTATATATCTAAATTTTTGAGTCGCAAAATTACGAAATAACTTTCTAAAATATGCCTATTCACAAAACATTAACGGTAAACGATAATTCTAAAGTATTGATTTGGAAGATTGAAGAGTCTTTTGAAGATTTATCAAAGGGAATTGAGCTTACTCCAAATAGTGCTAATCGATTGAATAATATGAAGTCAGATTTGCATCGAAGAGGCTTTTTAAGTGTGCGTCATTTATTAAATGAAGTAGGTTATACTGATGCTGATTTAGTGTATGATGAATTTGGGAAACCGCACTTAAAAGACGGAAACTATATTTCTATTACTCATTCATTTACTTTTTCTGGAATTATTGTCTCAAAGGAAAAACCTGTAGGGATTGACATTGAAAAACAGCGTGATAAAATTGTAAAAATTGCCCATAAGTTTACTCCTATTGAAGAGTATAAATCAATTGCCAATCACGATGCTTTGGTAAGCAAATTAACCATCGTATGGGGTGCCAAAGAAAGTTTGTACAAAATCTACGGAAAGAAAAAACTCTTGTTTTTAGAAAACATTTACATTGAAGATTTCTCTTTCGACACCAATCAAACTACGGGTAAAATATTATATGAAGGACAAACTTCCGAATACAATATCCATTTCTTAGAAACAGAAGGGTTTACTTGCGTATACGCGAGTTAGTCATCTCTTTCCTATAGTATTAGCTTTTACTACCTTATATTTGCCTTCCCTTAATTGTTTTATCATGAAAATATCTGTTGAGTTAACATTAACTCCACTTCAAAACGAATTTGAAGCACCAATTATCGACTTTATAAAAAAGTTAAGAGCTTCTGGATTAACCATTCTTGAAAATCCGTTAAGCACTCAAGTATACGGTGATTATGACAAAGTAATGCAGCTAATTACTTCCGAATTAAAGAATTCATTTGAACTGATTGATAACGGAATCTTATTAATGAAAATTGTAAAATCTGACCGTAGCAATTATGAGCCAAATTTTTGATTTCCTTTTCGGACAATACGCCACCTATACACCTTTAGATATTTGGCTTGAAATTATTGCTGTTATCTTTGGTTTTTTATCAGTTTGGTATTCTAAACAAAATAAAATTTGGGTATTCCCTACTGGAATGATTAGTACCGCCATTTTTGTATACCTTCTTTTAAAATGGCAACTTTTGGGTGATATGATGATTAATGGGTATTATTTTATCATGAGTGTATATGGTTGGTATATTTGGACTCGTAAAGTTGATGCAACACATGTAACTCCTATTTCTAGGACTACTCCTCAAGAAAAAAGAACCAGTGTATTTATCTTTTTAGGTACTTTACTATTTGTATTTGGTGTATATACCTTTTTTAACAAATGGAATAACTGGACCGCATATATAGACACCCTTACTACTGCTATTTTCTTTGTAGGAATGTGGTTGATGGCTCGAAGGAAAATTGAAAACTGGATTTATTGGATTATTGGTGACCTTATTTCTATTCCTTTGTATCTTTATAAAGGATTTACATTTACAAGTTTTCAATACTTGATATTTACAGTTATAGCAATCTACGGTTATTTAGCATGGAAAAAACACTTAGACAGCAACCTATCAATTTAATAAAAGTGGTACTTTTCGGGCCAGAAAGCACGGGTAAAACAACACTTTCTCGTCAGTTAGCTCGTCACTATAATACTGTTTGGGCTCCTGAGTTTGCACGTGATTATTTACAAGAGAAATGGAATAACGAACGTACCATTTGCGAAGAAAAAGACATACTTCCTATCGCTAAAGGACAAATGCAACTTGAAAACGATTTGGCTAAGAAAGCAGATAAAGTACTTATTTGCGATACCGACTTGTTAGAAACCAAAGTATATTCTGAAGAATATTATGGTGGATTTGTAGATCCACTGCTCGATAAAGCGGCTGTAGAAAACAGCTATGATATTTATTTCTTAACCTATATCGATACTCCTTGGGAAGCAGACGATTTACGAGACAGACCCGAACGGCGGTTGGAAATGTTTAATGCCTTTGAAAATGCACTCAAGAAATACAATCGCCCGTATGTATTGTTAAAAGGCAATAAAGAAACACGTTTAAAAAAGGCGATATCTATTATAGACGATTTATTGTCTAAAAAGGAAAATTTGTATTCTTTTTCAGATACACTTACCGATGTAGATATGCACTTCTTACATCAAACAAACGATACTCCTAATTACGATTTATAGAAAAGCTCTTCTTTTACTCTCATATAACAATTTAAAATCGTCATTACGAATTCTGATATTTCGGAATGAAGTAATCTGTACATTATAAACTGAAATAATTCTGCCTTCTTAGAGAATTGTTTTTATTTCCTTATTCTTTGCCTTGATGCAAAGAAATCGACATTAGGAGATTCACGAATACTTAAAAAAATATAAAACACATGAGCTAACCAAAAATCAAGACATATGATACATTTCTAAAAAATGCTACAGTACCATCCTCCACAGATGAAAAGAACTCGCTTTGCTCAAACAGCTTTTCATCTCCTGCCAATCCTGCTACCTTGATTTTTAAAATATGTATCAGTAGGTCAAACCAAACCTTAAGCTAGTTTGTTTTAAGACAAAATGAAGAGTACTAATAAAACTTCCTATATTTGAAATACATCCACAAACTATGAACCAAGAACAAATTTATAATGAATTAGAATTTAAAGCCGTTAGAAGTTCTGGTGCGGGTGGACAACATGTAAATAAAGTTGCTACGAAAGTAGAACTCAGTTTTTCGATTCCAAATTCCTTAGGGCTCTCAGACACAGAAAAGGAACGACTTCTTAAAAACTTGGCCAATCGTCTTTCTAAAGAGCATATACTAACGCTCACCTCACAAGAAAGTCGCTCACAACATAGAAACAAAGAATTGGTGACCAAACGTTTTTTTGAACTCTTAAAAAAAGCGCTTATCAAACCAAAACCTAGGAGAACAACCAAACCTACCAAAGCATCTGTTAAAAGACGAATAGAAGCCAAAAAACAACAGTCTGAAAAAAAAGAAAACCGAAAGAAGTTTCGGTTTTAAGATTATTTAGTTATTCTATATTAAAGCATGGCTTATTCTTCTAACATTGTAAAATCAAATTTTTCTTTCTTCAGTATATCTATAACATCTTTATCTCTTACTTCAAGTCCTGTATCTAAATCTACACCATTATAGGAATCATGCCAAAATAAAAAACCTCGGTAATTTACACCAGTAATAGATTTCGCTTTTTTCCAAGAATTTTCAAAATACAAATAATGTAATTCATTTAGTATTTCATAGATATCAACATAATAATCTTCATCTTCTATCAAAACATAAGCATCATCCCATTCCTCTAGTTTAAATTCTTCACACAAATTTTGAAGAACTTTATAATCATCTTCATTATCACATTCAATAATAAATTGGTCCTTCCAATATTTTTGAGGAATAATATAAGGGTCTGGATAAACACTATACATGAAATCCATAATTGAATCGAATTCAAAATTGATTACCTTAAGGATTTTGTGATTTTCAATCAATAATTGCGCTTTCTCTTTAAAAAAGTCGATTATTTTTTCTGTTAAAATTTCTTCCTTCTTTTTAAATAAGTTATTAGTTAAAAACTCTTTGGCTTCTAAGTTTAATTTGTTTTGTTTTTCTTCGTAATTCATTTACAATATTTTATAACAGGAATCTTAACTCTTAATTAAGTTTTTAAAACAAGTTATAGCTTAATAATTTATTCTCTTTCATAATGAGATAGTCCCAAATCAATTAACTTATTCCTAAAATCTTTAGAATCTGTGTCTATTCTATCACTAATAATTTCATGTATAACATTTTCCCGTCCAACCACCATTTTACAGTCATCTCTCAACCACTTAAATTTGAATTTATCTGGTAATGTCATGTCCGCATGAATTTCAGCATATTTTTTCACTTCATCTAAAGTCTTATCGACGAAAACTGTAAATTCCTTTTTAGTCATACATCCGAATGATTTCTCCATTTCCCTTTCCTTTTACACTTCTTACATATCCGTTTATCACTTTTCTCATAGGTATCGGATTATGTCCAGGAAAATAGTCCTTGTACTTTTCGTATGCATCCTCCACCATTCCAGAAGAAACAACATTTATTCTAATTCCGTTTTCCATTTCAAGAGCCACTGCTTGAACAAAGCTATGTATTCCTCCGTTTACCATTGCTGCACTTGTTGTTTTTATTACTGGATCATCTGCTAAAATCCCAGTGGTTAATGTTATTGAACCATTTGGATTTAAATAATCTTTCCCGATACGAACTAGATTTACTTGTCCCATAAGCTTACTTTTCAATCCAATATAAAAGTCTTCTTCGGTAAGTTTATTAAAATCATCCCATTTCGCTTCCCCAGCAATACAAATTACAGCATCTAATTTTCCTATTTTCTCAAACATCGATTGAATAGATTTACTGTCTGCTATATTTACAATAACATCTCCACTTGAACGACCTGCAACCAACACTTCATTGTCGTTTTTAAAGTTTGAAACAACTGTTTTTCCAATTGTTCCATTTCCTCCTATGACTAAAATTCTCATTTTTATTCTACTTTGTTTTTCTTTTAATATAAATAATCCAATAAAATAAAAGGAAGTACCCCAAATCCAAAAAACAAAATAATTGTATAAAGGAAATCTGCAAACTTTCCATTTCTCTCTACTTTAGGTTCTCTATTAAAAATTACTTTATATAATTGTCTTGTTGGATATTGTACTATTAATAATGATAAAGGGTAAATAAAACTAACATTATTCAAATCAGAACCATATTCTTGGTATTGATATCTAAACAGATATCCATAAAAAAAAAATCCAATTGCTATTAAAAGACTTTTAATATAGTACCCATTTATTCTCAACATTTTAAAATCCGTAAAAAACCACAATCCAATTCCCATTCCAGTAAATAAAGTCCAGTTATCTACTACTTCATCATTTTTTATCAAACTAGGAATAAAGAAATGTAATAAAACGGCTATAATAGAAATGTAAAGAAATATCGTAAACCTTTTATGAATCCTTTCTAATTGTTTTTTCTTTTTCATAGTTAATTTGGTCTTGTTTTCCTCTTTTTTAAACAAAAGGTTAAAGACATTAAACCTTTAACCTTCTCATTTAAAATCTTTCTTACAACGGAATATTCCCGTGTTTTCTATTGGGTCTTGTTACTTGTTTACCTTCTAACATGGCAAATGCTTTGATGAGCTTTCTACGGGTGTCTTGTGGTAAAATTACCTCATCTACAAATCCACGTTCCGCTGCTCTATACGGATTCGCAAACTTATCAGCATACTCAGCTTCTTTCTCTGCTAGTTTCGCCTCATGATCATCTGCTTCTGCAATTTCCTTTTTAAAGATAATCTCACTCGCTCCTTTCGCTCCCATTACGGCAATTTCCGCACTTGGCCAAGCAAAGTTCATATCGGCACCAATATGTTTTGAGTTCATTACATCATACGCACCTCCATAAGCTTTACGTGTAATTACACTCACTCTTGGTACGGTAGCTTCACTTAGTGCATATAATAATTTAGCTCCATTGGTAATAATCGCATTCCACTCTTGATCGGTTCCTGGTAAGAATCCTGGTACATCTACCAATACCAATAACGGAATATTAAAACAATCACAAAAACGCGTAAAACGTGCTGCTTTTTTAGAGCTATTTACATCCAAACACCCTGCTAAACTCATGGGTTGATTGGCTACAATTCCTATACTTCTTCCTCCCAAACGTGCAAAACCAACTACAATATTATCGGCATAGTCTTTATGAATTTCAAAAAAGGATTCTCTATCTGCAATTCCATCAATTACTGCACGAATATCATAAGGTTTATTAGCATTATCAGGAACAATAGTTGCCAACTCTTCACGGATTTCATCACCTAATTCAAAAGGAATTTTTGCGGTAGTTTCTTGATTGTTCTGTGGCATATAGCTCAACAATGTTTTAATATCCTCTAAACATTGTACATCATTCGCTGCCGTTAAATGTGTTACTCCTGATTTGGTTGCATGTGTACTTGCACCTCCTAATTCTTCCGAGGTAACTTCTTCATTGGTTACGGTTTTTACCACATTCGGTCCTGTAACAAACATATAACTAGTATTTTCTACCATAACGGTAAAATCAGTCATGGCTGGTGAATACACCGCTCCTCCGGCACAAGGTCCCATAATTGCAGAGATTTGCGGAATCACTCCTGAGGCTTGTACATTTCTGTAAAAAATATCAGCATATCCTCCTAACGATCGTACGCCTTCTTGTATACGTGCTCCTCCTGAATCATTCAACCCGATTAATGGTGCACCTACTTTTACTGCCAAATCCATAATCTTACAAATCTTTTCGGCATGCGTTTCTGATAGTGAACCTCCAAACACGGTAAAGTCTTGTGCAAACACGTATACTAAACGTCCGTTTACGGTTCCATATCCTGTAACCACTCCATCTCCATAGAACTTTTGTTTGTCCATTCCAAAATCGGTCGTTCTATGGGTTACTAAGATTCCTACTTCTTCAAAAGAGCCTTCGTCTAAGAAATAATCTATTCGCTCTCGCGCTGTTAATTTTCCTTTGCTATGATGACGATCAATACGGTTTTGTCCGCCTCCTAATTTAGCTTCTGATATTTTATTTTGTAATCCTTCTATTTTAGATTTCATCTGTATTCTTTTTTTGGGCGTTCCCTTCGGTCGGGCTTTATGCTATATCTTTTTTGCGAGTCATTGTGAAGCAAATATCTATTTGCCATAGTAATCTTTAATTTAAACAGATTACTTCGTTTCACTCGTAATGACGATGCTACCAACACAAAAAAGGATGTCGCTGCAATCCCTAACGCACTTCATTAATAGTAATTAGCAAGTTTTTAAAATTTGTTGTTCTTTTAAATACTGCTGTAAAGCAACTTGTGCTGCAATCTTTGCTTCTTTTTTAAATTCTGCTTCTAACAATTCAGGGGTATAATATTTCTTTACAAAATGTGTATCAAAATCACCTGAAGTGAACGCTTCGTGCTCACAAACAAACTTTCCAAAAGGCAAAGTAGTTGCTATTCCTTTCACTTTGTAATTACTAATGGCTTGTTTCATTAACTCAATAGCCTCTTCACGTGTTTTTCCGTAGGTAATCAATTTAGAAATCATCGGATCGTAATAAATCGGAATTTCCATTCCTTCTTCAAAACCATCATCTACACGAATATTTGCTCCTGTTGGGTGTTGATACGTTTCTAACACACCAATACTCGGTGCAAAATTATCTAACGGATCTTCTGCGTACACACGTAATTCTAACGCATGTCCGTTAATTTGTAAATCTTCCTGACTAAACGATAAGGCTTCTCCTCTCGCTATTTTAATTTGCTGTTCTACCAAATCAATTCCCGTAATCATTTCTGTAACTGGGTGTTCTACTTGTAAACGCGTATTCATTTCTAAGAAGTAAAAGTTCTTATTTTCATCTAATAAAAACTCAACTGTTCCAGCACCTAAATAATCACAAGCTTGTGCAACTCTTACAGCTGCTGCTCCCATGGCTTCTCTAATTTCAGGAGTTAATACACTTGAGGGTGCTTCTTCCACTACTTTTTGATGACGACGTTGTACAGAACATTCACGTTCAAATAAATGTACTACGTTTCCATGACTATCTGCCAATACTTGAATTTCAATATGACGTGGAGAGCCCACATACTTTTCAATAAATACAGAACCGTCTCCAAAAGCAGATTCTGCCTCTGAAATTGCACGTTGCATTTGTTCTTGTATTTCTTCCTCTTTTTCTACAACACGCATTCCTTTTCCTCCTCCTCCTGCTGAGGCTTTGATTAAAATAGGGTAACCTATTTCATTCGCTACTTTTGTTGCATAAGCTACATCGGTTACGGCTTCATCAATTCCTGGCACCATCGGTATGTCATAGGCTTTTACTGCATCTTTAGCTGCCAACTTACTTCCCATTACCTCAATGGCATGCGATTTTGGACCAATAAACACAATTCCTGCTTTGGCTACCGCTTCTCCAAAAGCTGCATTTTCACTTAAAAAACCATATCCAGGGTGAATCCCATCTACATTCAATTCTTTGGCAACTTCAATAATTTTATCTCCTAATAAATACGATTGATTCGAAGGTGCAGGTCCAATACATACTGCTTCATCAGCAAAACTAACATGTGGCGAGTTTCTATCTGCTTCAGAAAAAACAGCTACGGTAGTGATTCCCATTTTCTTTGCGGTACGCATTACACGTAAGGCAATTTCTCCTCTATTTGCTACTAATATCTTTTTCATATTATTCCATTTCTATTAAAACCGCATTCTTCTCTACTTTATCACCCGCTTGTATGGCTACCGATTTTACTATACCATCTCTCGGTGCTAGTAAGGTGTTTTCCATTTTCATGGCTTCTAATACCAATACTCCATCTCCTTCTTTTATTTCTTGACCAACTTCAACAGCAACAGAAACAATTAATCCAGGCATTGGTGCCTTCATATCGTTTTCTTTCTTTTCTGCCGCTACTTCCAATCCTAATTCGTCAATTAGCATGTCTAACTCATTAAAAATTTCTACTTCATAGATATTTCCGTTAATTTGAACAGTATATGTTTTTTGATTGAAGTTTGTTTGTAATATAGTTGCCTGATACGATTGATTTTCTTCAAGTATATGGAACTCGTTTTTTGATTTTGTTACGATGTCTAACGCTTCTATTTGCGCTTCGGTAAAATCAAAACCATGCGTTTTATTAACGCTTGTTTTAAAAGTTTTACTCATAAATGTCTGATTATTTCCCTACTAAAATATTAAAATTACAACGGACTGAATGAGTTAATCTTATAAATTGATTTAAATGGCTTACTTCTGAGGTAATAACCCTATACTCTTTTAAATGCTACCTTTTAAAAACACACTTTTTATCATTCTTATTTGATATTTCATATGTACCTTTGCCCCGTTCTCGTAAAGGGGTGCCTTTTTGAGTTATTAGTGTTTAGTTGATAGTTATATAGTTAACTTAAAAATTCCACATTAAAAACTTATAATTAAAATCAGGCTGAGATCATACCCAATGAACCTGGGCAAATAATGTTGCCAAGGGAAACTAAATGTCATTACATGGTAATGGGGGAAATTACTGTAGTAATCTAGTTTTATAGAAACATTATGTTTCTTTTTAAAATTTCTTGTAATGACAAATAATTATTCAAACAAAACATAGAATAATTACCTCTTTTTATTCAATTTTATTTTATAAAAAATGAGACTAATGTCTTTTGTTAATCAAGTGAAGATAGTAGCTTTTTTAATGGTGATGTTTACGAGTTTAACCGTAAATGCACAAACGTTTAATGTATCGGGTAAAGTATTTGATGA
The sequence above is a segment of the Tenacibaculum sp. 190130A14a genome. Coding sequences within it:
- the ahcY gene encoding adenosylhomocysteinase, translating into MSTKTATYVPYKVKDISLADWGRKEIELAEAEMPGLMSLREEYKDEQPLKGARIAGCLHMTIQTAVLIETLQALGAEVTWSSCNIFSTQDQAAAAIAAAGTPVYAWKDMTEEEFDWCIEQTLFFGEDKKPLNMILDDGGDLTNMVLDKYPELAEGINGLSEETTTGVHRLYERVKNGTLPMPAINVNDSVTKSKFDNKYGCKESAVDAIRRATDVMLAGKRVTVCGYGDVGKGTAASFKGAGSIVTVTEIDPICALQAAMDGFEVKRLETVVGNSDIIITTTGNKDIVQGRHFEAMKDKAIVCNIGHFDNEIDMAWLNENFGDTKDTIKPQVDKYNVNGNDIIILAEGRLVNLGCATGHPSFVMSNSFTNQTLAQIELWNNADAYKNEVYMLPKHLDEKVAKLHLAKIGVELTELREEQASYIGVTVEGPYKPEHYRY
- a CDS encoding 4'-phosphopantetheinyl transferase family protein; the protein is MPIHKTLTVNDNSKVLIWKIEESFEDLSKGIELTPNSANRLNNMKSDLHRRGFLSVRHLLNEVGYTDADLVYDEFGKPHLKDGNYISITHSFTFSGIIVSKEKPVGIDIEKQRDKIVKIAHKFTPIEEYKSIANHDALVSKLTIVWGAKESLYKIYGKKKLLFLENIYIEDFSFDTNQTTGKILYEGQTSEYNIHFLETEGFTCVYAS
- the pnuC gene encoding nicotinamide riboside transporter PnuC codes for the protein MSQIFDFLFGQYATYTPLDIWLEIIAVIFGFLSVWYSKQNKIWVFPTGMISTAIFVYLLLKWQLLGDMMINGYYFIMSVYGWYIWTRKVDATHVTPISRTTPQEKRTSVFIFLGTLLFVFGVYTFFNKWNNWTAYIDTLTTAIFFVGMWLMARRKIENWIYWIIGDLISIPLYLYKGFTFTSFQYLIFTVIAIYGYLAWKKHLDSNLSI
- a CDS encoding ATP-binding protein, giving the protein MEKTLRQQPINLIKVVLFGPESTGKTTLSRQLARHYNTVWAPEFARDYLQEKWNNERTICEEKDILPIAKGQMQLENDLAKKADKVLICDTDLLETKVYSEEYYGGFVDPLLDKAAVENSYDIYFLTYIDTPWEADDLRDRPERRLEMFNAFENALKKYNRPYVLLKGNKETRLKKAISIIDDLLSKKENLYSFSDTLTDVDMHFLHQTNDTPNYDL
- the arfB gene encoding alternative ribosome rescue aminoacyl-tRNA hydrolase ArfB; the protein is MNQEQIYNELEFKAVRSSGAGGQHVNKVATKVELSFSIPNSLGLSDTEKERLLKNLANRLSKEHILTLTSQESRSQHRNKELVTKRFFELLKKALIKPKPRRTTKPTKASVKRRIEAKKQQSEKKENRKKFRF
- a CDS encoding short chain dehydrogenase — translated: MRILVIGGNGTIGKTVVSNFKNDNEVLVAGRSSGDVIVNIADSKSIQSMFEKIGKLDAVICIAGEAKWDDFNKLTEEDFYIGLKSKLMGQVNLVRIGKDYLNPNGSITLTTGILADDPVIKTTSAAMVNGGIHSFVQAVALEMENGIRINVVSSGMVEDAYEKYKDYFPGHNPIPMRKVINGYVRSVKGKGNGEIIRMYD
- a CDS encoding acyl-CoA carboxylase subunit beta, whose translation is MKSKIEGLQNKISEAKLGGGQNRIDRHHSKGKLTARERIDYFLDEGSFEEVGILVTHRTTDFGMDKQKFYGDGVVTGYGTVNGRLVYVFAQDFTVFGGSLSETHAEKICKIMDLAVKVGAPLIGLNDSGGARIQEGVRSLGGYADIFYRNVQASGVIPQISAIMGPCAGGAVYSPAMTDFTVMVENTSYMFVTGPNVVKTVTNEEVTSEELGGASTHATKSGVTHLTAANDVQCLEDIKTLLSYMPQNNQETTAKIPFELGDEIREELATIVPDNANKPYDIRAVIDGIADRESFFEIHKDYADNIVVGFARLGGRSIGIVANQPMSLAGCLDVNSSKKAARFTRFCDCFNIPLLVLVDVPGFLPGTDQEWNAIITNGAKLLYALSEATVPRVSVITRKAYGGAYDVMNSKHIGADMNFAWPSAEIAVMGAKGASEIIFKKEIAEADDHEAKLAEKEAEYADKFANPYRAAERGFVDEVILPQDTRRKLIKAFAMLEGKQVTRPNRKHGNIPL
- the accC gene encoding acetyl-CoA carboxylase biotin carboxylase subunit, yielding MKKILVANRGEIALRVMRTAKKMGITTVAVFSEADRNSPHVSFADEAVCIGPAPSNQSYLLGDKIIEVAKELNVDGIHPGYGFLSENAAFGEAVAKAGIVFIGPKSHAIEVMGSKLAAKDAVKAYDIPMVPGIDEAVTDVAYATKVANEIGYPILIKASAGGGGKGMRVVEKEEEIQEQMQRAISEAESAFGDGSVFIEKYVGSPRHIEIQVLADSHGNVVHLFERECSVQRRHQKVVEEAPSSVLTPEIREAMGAAAVRVAQACDYLGAGTVEFLLDENKNFYFLEMNTRLQVEHPVTEMITGIDLVEQQIKIARGEALSFSQEDLQINGHALELRVYAEDPLDNFAPSIGVLETYQHPTGANIRVDDGFEEGMEIPIYYDPMISKLITYGKTREEAIELMKQAISNYKVKGIATTLPFGKFVCEHEAFTSGDFDTHFVKKYYTPELLEAEFKKEAKIAAQVALQQYLKEQQILKTC
- a CDS encoding acetyl-CoA carboxylase biotin carboxyl carrier protein subunit — protein: MSKTFKTSVNKTHGFDFTEAQIEALDIVTKSKNEFHILEENQSYQATILQTNFNQKTYTVQINGNIYEVEIFNELDMLIDELGLEVAAEKKENDMKAPMPGLIVSVAVEVGQEIKEGDGVLVLEAMKMENTLLAPRDGIVKSVAIQAGDKVEKNAVLIEME